In the Clostridium beijerinckii genome, one interval contains:
- a CDS encoding ACT domain-containing protein, with protein MSGDYLVIDKRVLPDVYEKVLFAKKLLKDGKVKEITEAVKIAGISRSVYYKYRDFVFDFAETSEGRKVTYNIIFKNEKGLLSNISNYITEKGGDILTINQGIPLNGYANLSITIDLSTVDGDIKTLTEGLLNIRNVEKVEFIGME; from the coding sequence ATGAGTGGAGATTACTTAGTTATAGATAAAAGGGTTTTGCCTGATGTTTATGAAAAAGTTCTTTTTGCAAAAAAATTATTAAAAGATGGAAAAGTAAAAGAAATAACTGAAGCAGTAAAAATAGCAGGAATAAGTAGAAGTGTTTATTATAAATATAGAGATTTCGTATTTGATTTTGCAGAAACTTCAGAGGGTAGAAAAGTTACCTATAATATTATATTTAAGAATGAAAAAGGACTTTTATCGAATATAAGTAATTATATTACAGAAAAAGGCGGAGACATTTTAACAATAAATCAAGGCATACCGTTAAATGGTTATGCTAATTTGAGTATAACCATAGATTTGTCTACAGTAGATGGAGATATAAAAACATTGACAGAGGGTTTGCTTAACATAAGAAATGTTGAAAAAGTTGAATTTATAGGAATGGAATAG
- a CDS encoding acyltransferase, which translates to MENTEIDSKINMFERKIGRSSNLELLRILAIIMIIAHHYSVHGGWDIPNELSYNRIIVQFLSLGGKLGVNCFVLITGYFMINSKFNIKKFAKIVGQVFFYSVVIMLIFKLFGISHIGIRETAKSFFPIIFSKYWFATTYVELYILSPYLNKLINYCTQKENKILITILIVVLSVIPTFSNSLLEIDNLSWFVFLYLVASYIRKYQHKFFDKTKLLLVIFTSSYILIMFSVVILDVLSLRINDFPIDPTFLREMNSLPMFICSISLFLYFKKLDIGSKKIINSISLTTFGIYLIHDNNLVRSYLWEHIAKNNSFYNSRWLSLHAIITISLVFFICMVIEGMRINFVEKPAMKFWDREIESKFLNKSRNYIDRSFSQHISN; encoded by the coding sequence GTGGAAAATACAGAAATTGACTCGAAGATTAATATGTTTGAAAGAAAAATAGGAAGAAGCTCTAATTTGGAGTTACTAAGAATTTTGGCGATAATAATGATTATTGCACATCATTATTCTGTTCATGGTGGATGGGATATTCCTAACGAACTAAGTTACAACAGGATAATTGTCCAATTTTTAAGTTTAGGTGGGAAATTAGGTGTTAATTGCTTTGTTTTAATTACAGGATACTTTATGATTAATTCAAAATTTAATATAAAAAAGTTTGCTAAAATTGTAGGACAAGTTTTCTTTTATTCTGTAGTTATAATGCTGATTTTTAAATTATTCGGAATATCTCATATAGGAATTAGAGAAACTGCTAAATCATTTTTCCCTATAATATTTTCTAAGTATTGGTTTGCTACTACATATGTGGAATTATATATACTATCCCCATATTTAAATAAGCTTATCAATTATTGTACGCAAAAAGAGAATAAGATATTGATTACCATACTGATTGTAGTGTTATCAGTCATACCTACTTTTTCAAATTCATTACTTGAAATTGATAATCTATCTTGGTTTGTATTTTTGTATTTAGTTGCAAGTTATATAAGGAAATATCAACATAAGTTTTTTGATAAGACGAAATTACTTTTAGTGATATTTACTAGCAGCTATATCTTAATAATGTTCTCGGTAGTTATACTCGATGTGTTATCTCTAAGAATAAATGATTTTCCTATTGATCCTACATTTTTAAGAGAGATGAATTCCCTACCAATGTTTATTTGCTCGATTTCATTATTTCTTTATTTTAAAAAATTAGATATTGGATCTAAAAAGATAATTAATAGTATATCTTTAACTACATTTGGAATATATTTGATTCATGATAATAATCTTGTTCGGAGTTACTTATGGGAACATATTGCTAAAAATAATTCCTTTTACAATTCAAGATGGTTGTCGCTTCATGCTATAATTACTATTTCTCTTGTATTTTTCATATGCATGGTTATTGAAGGGATGAGAATTAATTTTGTCGAAAAACCAGCTATGAAGTTTTGGGATAGGGAAATAGAGAGCAAATTCCTAAATAAAAGTAGAAATTATATAGATAGATCTTTCTCCCAACATATATCAAATTAA
- a CDS encoding sigma-70 family RNA polymerase sigma factor, giving the protein MISDIELLNLLDTKPEIGLKKLMDNYMALIYTIIFNKLSGMYSKEDIEECVSDVFFEVFHYKNRIDLDKGSIKAFLAIIAKRKAIDMYRKNKNNNHLPIDDVAQELHSVVDDAAHSILLKESNSELINAIKSLGEPDSEIIIRKYYLHQSSKDISSDLGLKVNTIDKKVSRCMEKLKKLLGGGR; this is encoded by the coding sequence TTGATTTCGGATATTGAATTACTAAACCTTTTGGATACGAAACCGGAAATAGGCCTTAAGAAGCTGATGGATAACTATATGGCACTTATTTACACAATAATATTTAATAAACTTTCTGGAATGTATTCAAAAGAAGATATAGAAGAATGTGTAAGTGATGTGTTTTTTGAAGTATTTCATTATAAAAATAGAATTGATTTAGATAAGGGATCAATTAAAGCCTTTTTGGCAATTATAGCAAAAAGAAAAGCTATAGATATGTATAGAAAAAATAAAAATAATAATCATCTTCCAATAGATGATGTAGCCCAAGAATTACATAGTGTTGTAGATGATGCAGCACATTCGATTTTATTAAAAGAAAGCAATTCTGAGCTTATAAATGCTATAAAATCATTAGGAGAACCTGATAGTGAAATAATTATAAGAAAATATTACTTACATCAAAGCTCGAAAGACATTTCCAGTGATCTGGGTTTAAAAGTTAATACAATTGATAAAAAAGTCTCTAGATGTATGGAAAAATTAAAAAAATTATTGGGAGGTGGGAGATAA
- a CDS encoding DUF3800 domain-containing protein yields MGKKYVMFVDERGIRSLDKSGNFSMVGLIFEYNYCIDLKNSECELKRKLNEYKKESFMESDSNIPIDSIILEDKVYRNFDKARMNEFVSKLPTLISKLRFKIISSSIKQNLSETEDSYSIVTKRLLKKFYSFITKNDGESGGIVIEAKVGNRNCSIMQNFFDIYNNRNINLSTQDNVQNKINTFIVSDKNNKIYGSGIEILNIITNVFFRVLNGNREINEELISYIEYGNRDKIFSELKHKVYNDLEIGISRTQLQAISHNYIEGFNKELKLLKEQLKLKDNRIKEKEKEISELTSEIKLLSKQLERVLVNRKMII; encoded by the coding sequence ATGGGAAAAAAATATGTAATGTTTGTTGATGAAAGGGGAATTAGAAGTTTAGATAAAAGCGGAAATTTCTCAATGGTAGGATTGATTTTTGAATATAATTACTGTATTGATTTAAAAAACAGTGAATGTGAATTAAAAAGAAAATTAAATGAATATAAGAAAGAAAGTTTTATGGAGAGTGATTCTAATATACCAATAGATAGCATAATATTGGAAGATAAAGTATACAGGAATTTTGACAAAGCCAGAATGAATGAGTTCGTAAGCAAACTACCAACATTAATTAGCAAATTAAGATTCAAAATAATTTCAAGCTCAATAAAACAGAATTTAAGTGAAACAGAGGATTCATATTCAATAGTGACAAAAAGACTTTTAAAGAAGTTCTATTCGTTTATTACTAAGAATGATGGAGAATCAGGCGGGATAGTCATTGAAGCAAAAGTAGGAAATAGAAATTGTAGTATAATGCAAAATTTCTTTGATATATATAACAATAGAAATATTAATTTAAGTACACAAGATAACGTTCAGAATAAAATTAATACGTTTATTGTATCTGACAAGAATAATAAAATTTATGGTTCCGGAATAGAGATATTAAATATAATAACTAATGTATTTTTTAGAGTTTTAAATGGAAATAGAGAAATTAATGAGGAATTAATATCATACATAGAGTATGGTAACAGGGACAAGATATTTAGTGAGCTTAAACATAAGGTATACAACGATTTAGAAATAGGAATATCACGGACTCAATTACAAGCCATTTCGCACAACTATATTGAAGGTTTTAATAAAGAATTAAAATTACTAAAAGAGCAATTAAAACTTAAGGATAATAGAATAAAAGAAAAGGAAAAAGAAATTAGTGAACTTACCAGTGAGATTAAATTGTTATCTAAACAGTTAGAGAGAGTTTTAGTGAACAGAAAAATGATAATATAG
- a CDS encoding alpha/beta hydrolase — protein sequence MNKLSYENEVEDYSEKFKDFKMKSIQDNVNLGITLYVPKGEIKGIFQISHGMMEHRKRYIRFMDYLGSNGYISIVHDHIGHGESVIKKDDYGYFYDNGATNLIEDLHQITLYMKKRYREYPYFLFGFSMGSLIARAYLKKYDYELDGLILCGSPVKNKVIPYIKKLCKIIEKIKGDHYRSIFIHKILRGIGDNVITTSEIERDKFMNDEGCGFIFTINGFENLCNLIKIDYSKKDWAKRNLNLPILSIAGEEDIVIISKKRFNELTRFMKGMGYEKVFTKIYSDKYHDLLHEVNKLQVYKDILNWMDRVNDEKKT from the coding sequence ATGAATAAATTATCTTATGAAAATGAAGTGGAAGATTATTCTGAAAAATTTAAAGATTTCAAGATGAAATCTATCCAAGACAATGTAAATCTTGGTATAACGCTTTATGTACCTAAGGGTGAAATAAAGGGGATATTTCAAATCAGCCATGGTATGATGGAGCATAGAAAACGCTATATACGATTTATGGATTACTTAGGATCAAATGGTTATATTTCAATAGTACATGATCATATAGGGCATGGAGAAAGTGTTATTAAAAAAGATGATTATGGTTATTTTTATGATAATGGAGCTACCAATCTTATAGAAGATTTACATCAGATAACACTGTATATGAAGAAAAGATACAGGGAATATCCTTATTTTTTATTTGGATTTAGTATGGGATCACTAATTGCAAGAGCATATTTAAAAAAATATGATTATGAGTTAGATGGTCTTATACTATGCGGTTCACCAGTAAAGAATAAAGTCATCCCGTATATTAAAAAATTGTGTAAAATTATAGAGAAGATAAAGGGAGATCATTATAGGTCAATTTTTATACATAAAATACTTCGAGGAATAGGTGATAATGTTATAACGACCTCAGAAATAGAAAGAGATAAGTTTATGAATGATGAAGGCTGTGGATTTATTTTCACAATAAATGGATTTGAGAATTTATGTAACCTAATAAAAATTGACTATAGCAAAAAAGACTGGGCAAAAAGAAACTTAAATCTCCCAATTCTATCTATTGCGGGGGAAGAGGATATAGTTATTATAAGTAAAAAAAGATTTAATGAATTAACAAGGTTTATGAAAGGAATGGGATATGAGAAAGTTTTTACTAAAATATATTCAGATAAATATCATGATCTTTTACATGAAGTAAATAAATTGCAGGTATATAAGGATATTTTAAATTGGATGGATAGAGTTAATGATGAAAAGAAAACTTGA
- the msrA gene encoding peptide-methionine (S)-S-oxide reductase MsrA, giving the protein MKKIVFGGGCFWGVEKFFSMIPGVLETEVGYANGKTENPTYEEVCKNDTDFVEVCYITYDEKMVSLDELLDKFWNIIDPTTLNKQAGDVGTQYRSGIYYIDESDADTINRSKEKIQEKCDVQVVTEVKPLKKYYTAEEYHQDYLEKNPTGYCHIKFN; this is encoded by the coding sequence ATGAAAAAAATAGTTTTTGGCGGAGGCTGCTTCTGGGGTGTAGAAAAATTTTTTTCTATGATACCAGGAGTATTAGAAACAGAAGTAGGATATGCAAATGGAAAAACAGAAAATCCAACATATGAAGAAGTTTGCAAAAATGATACAGATTTCGTTGAGGTATGCTACATAACATACGATGAAAAAATGGTTTCACTTGATGAATTATTAGATAAGTTTTGGAATATCATTGATCCTACGACATTAAATAAACAAGCTGGAGATGTTGGTACTCAATATAGAAGTGGAATTTATTATATTGATGAATCTGATGCTGATACAATTAATAGAAGTAAGGAAAAGATTCAAGAAAAATGTGATGTTCAAGTTGTAACTGAGGTAAAACCGCTAAAGAAATATTACACAGCAGAAGAATATCACCAAGATTATTTAGAAAAAAATCCTACTGGTTATTGCCATATTAAATTTAACTAA
- a CDS encoding AraC family transcriptional regulator: MNKNSNKSGYLNNDFQLFHLKDKKNQEFEFHYHDFNKIIIFLSGKVTYLIEGKAYNLKPWDILLVNNHDVHKPIIDSSEIYERIIIWANSDFIENHNYENCDLSTCFRLANEKSFNLIRLNSKLQDNIKFIIDSLMTSFNSKDFGSKLLSNSLFIQLLVYLNRVHLNNMYINDEGSLKYDKQIEKILKYINNNLSENLSTETLSQKFYISKYYLMHKFKKETGYTLHNYVNQKRLLMAKDLISSGEQITKVYLLCGFNDYTCFLRSFKNLFKKSPSEFSPKTKKLS, encoded by the coding sequence ATGAATAAAAATAGTAATAAATCAGGCTACTTAAACAATGATTTTCAATTATTTCATTTAAAAGATAAAAAAAATCAAGAATTCGAGTTCCATTATCACGACTTTAATAAAATAATAATTTTTTTATCTGGAAAAGTAACTTATTTAATTGAAGGAAAAGCATACAACTTAAAACCATGGGATATTCTACTTGTAAATAATCATGATGTTCATAAACCTATTATTGATTCTTCTGAAATTTATGAAAGAATTATTATCTGGGCGAATTCTGATTTTATAGAAAACCATAACTATGAAAATTGTGATTTATCTACTTGTTTTAGACTAGCGAATGAAAAAAGTTTCAATCTTATTAGACTTAATAGTAAATTGCAAGATAACATTAAGTTTATAATAGATTCACTAATGACTTCATTTAATTCAAAAGATTTTGGTAGTAAACTTTTGAGCAATTCATTATTTATTCAATTGCTTGTATACTTAAATAGAGTTCATCTTAACAACATGTATATAAATGATGAAGGATCTCTCAAATATGATAAGCAAATTGAAAAAATCCTGAAATATATAAATAATAATTTATCTGAAAATCTTTCTACGGAGACTTTATCTCAAAAGTTCTATATTAGCAAATATTATCTTATGCATAAGTTTAAAAAAGAAACTGGATATACTCTTCACAACTATGTAAATCAAAAGAGATTACTAATGGCAAAGGACCTTATAAGCAGTGGTGAGCAAATTACGAAAGTTTATTTACTATGTGGATTTAATGATTATACATGTTTTCTACGTTCATTTAAAAACCTGTTTAAAAAATCTCCAAGTGAGTTTTCCCCAAAAACAAAAAAACTATCTTAA
- a CDS encoding UDP-N-acetylmuramoyl-L-alanyl-D-glutamate--2,6-diaminopimelate ligase, translated as MKLYNLLKDLDYEIISGSVDIDARSVSYDSRKVKGGSVFICIKGANADGHDYIDEAIKSGALAIVIQEEIKIDNENITVIKVRNTKLALASIANVFYNEPSKEINLVGVTGTNGKTTVIHYIKDILESYKKRTAIIGTLGYEFNKEKASIQKVNPTTPESLELQGLFREFINKGAENIVMEVTSSALAKQRVEYCDFKVGVFTNLSQDHLEEHGTMENYKNEKIKLFKKCELGVINLDDGIAEEIIQKASCKILTYGINKEADIRATEIRYRNDCIIFKIKFRDIKWRWWCITDVKVNIPGKITVYNVLAAIGACIGLGMDMGDIISCLSNLRHVPGRLEMIKNNLNKNIIVDYAHTPDALERLLMMARETTKGKLITVFGCGGDRDKSKRKVMGMAAGILSDYCIITSDNPRTEDPIKIIEDIEEGMEVINSTYEKIVDRKKAIEKGLKLLKDDDLLIIAGKGHEDYQIIGKDKIYFDDREIVRKALG; from the coding sequence ATGAAGTTATACAATTTATTAAAAGATTTAGATTACGAAATAATTAGCGGCAGTGTTGATATAGATGCTAGGAGTGTTAGTTATGATTCTAGAAAAGTGAAAGGAGGTTCAGTGTTTATCTGCATAAAGGGGGCTAATGCAGATGGTCACGACTATATAGATGAAGCAATAAAAAGTGGCGCTTTAGCAATAGTGATACAGGAAGAAATTAAAATAGATAATGAAAATATAACAGTAATAAAAGTAAGAAATACTAAGTTAGCTTTAGCAAGTATAGCTAACGTGTTTTATAATGAACCTTCTAAAGAAATTAATTTGGTTGGAGTAACAGGTACCAACGGAAAGACTACAGTTATACATTATATAAAAGACATATTGGAGTCATATAAAAAAAGAACAGCTATAATAGGAACTTTGGGATATGAATTTAATAAAGAAAAAGCAAGCATACAAAAGGTTAATCCTACAACACCTGAATCATTAGAATTACAAGGATTATTTAGGGAATTTATTAATAAAGGTGCTGAAAATATTGTAATGGAAGTCACTTCGTCTGCATTAGCAAAACAGAGAGTTGAGTATTGTGATTTTAAAGTTGGAGTATTTACAAATCTATCTCAAGATCATCTTGAAGAACATGGAACAATGGAGAATTATAAGAATGAAAAGATAAAATTGTTTAAAAAATGTGAGCTAGGAGTTATAAATCTAGATGATGGAATAGCAGAAGAAATTATACAAAAGGCTAGTTGCAAGATTTTAACTTATGGAATAAATAAAGAGGCTGATATTAGAGCAACTGAGATTAGATATAGAAATGATTGTATAATATTCAAAATCAAATTTAGGGACATAAAATGGCGCTGGTGGTGTATTACAGATGTAAAAGTAAATATTCCTGGAAAAATAACCGTATATAATGTTTTGGCTGCTATAGGAGCTTGTATAGGTCTTGGCATGGATATGGGTGACATTATAAGCTGTTTATCTAATCTAAGACATGTTCCGGGAAGACTAGAAATGATAAAAAATAATTTAAATAAAAATATAATAGTTGATTACGCACACACTCCGGATGCGCTAGAAAGACTATTAATGATGGCAAGAGAGACGACTAAAGGCAAACTTATTACTGTATTTGGTTGTGGTGGAGATAGAGATAAGAGTAAGAGAAAAGTAATGGGAATGGCGGCAGGAATTTTATCAGATTATTGCATAATAACATCAGATAATCCAAGGACAGAAGATCCGATAAAAATAATTGAAGACATTGAAGAAGGAATGGAAGTCATAAATTCAACTTATGAGAAAATTGTTGATAGAAAGAAAGCTATTGAAAAAGGATTAAAACTTTTGAAAGACGATGATTTATTAATAATAGCAGGAAAAGGGCATGAAGATTATCAGATAATAGGTAAAGATAAAATATATTTTGATGATAGGGAAATTGTTAGGAAAGCTCTTGGATAG
- a CDS encoding dicarboxylate/amino acid:cation symporter, whose translation MRFLKNYKSSLILVLSILLGGAIGIIMGDKAKIFAPLGNLFLNLIFTMLVPIVFFSIASAIANMDKSKRLGRIFIITLITFGITAIISGIIGVISFKMFNPAVGLDPSMFNNLMTTNSIDTPKSVGVLEKIVSSISVGDFSELLSRNNLLALILFSILIGFGTMISKEQGKAFASFLSSGATVTMKVVNIIMYYAPIGLGAYFANVIGQLGGQILSGYAKIFILYLVVSIIYFFVFFSIYAYIASRKEGVKLFWKNAAEPSITALATCSSAACIPVNIKATKNMGVSDTLANIIMPLGVNIHKDGSVIGGIYKIMFLFAIFGRDINTISSLFPILGAGLLIGAVVGAVPGGGAIGEMLILSIFGFPQEALAIMLVIATIIDAPATLLNSSGNTVCTMIISKFIDKK comes from the coding sequence TTGAGATTTTTAAAGAACTATAAATCGTCATTGATTCTAGTGTTATCGATATTATTAGGCGGGGCGATAGGTATTATCATGGGAGATAAAGCTAAAATATTTGCTCCACTAGGAAATTTATTTTTGAATTTAATATTTACAATGTTAGTTCCTATAGTATTCTTTAGTATTGCTTCCGCGATAGCTAATATGGATAAATCAAAAAGGCTCGGAAGAATATTTATAATAACATTGATTACATTTGGAATTACTGCAATTATTTCAGGCATAATAGGAGTAATTAGTTTCAAAATGTTTAATCCAGCAGTTGGGTTGGATCCATCAATGTTTAATAATCTAATGACCACTAATAGTATAGATACACCTAAAAGTGTAGGAGTTTTAGAAAAGATTGTTTCGAGTATAAGTGTAGGGGATTTTTCTGAACTTTTATCCAGAAATAATTTGTTAGCACTAATATTATTTTCTATATTAATAGGTTTTGGAACTATGATTTCTAAGGAACAAGGCAAGGCTTTTGCGTCATTTTTAAGCAGTGGAGCTACAGTGACAATGAAAGTTGTAAATATAATTATGTATTATGCACCAATTGGACTTGGAGCTTATTTTGCAAATGTAATTGGACAATTAGGAGGACAAATATTAAGTGGGTATGCAAAAATATTTATACTATACTTGGTTGTCTCCATAATATACTTCTTTGTATTCTTCAGTATATATGCTTATATAGCAAGTAGAAAAGAAGGCGTGAAATTGTTTTGGAAAAATGCAGCAGAACCTTCAATAACTGCATTAGCAACATGCTCTAGTGCTGCCTGCATACCAGTAAATATAAAAGCAACTAAAAATATGGGGGTATCAGATACCTTGGCTAATATAATAATGCCACTTGGAGTCAATATTCATAAGGATGGTTCAGTAATTGGAGGAATATATAAAATAATGTTCTTGTTTGCTATATTTGGCAGAGACATAAATACTATTAGTTCCTTATTTCCTATATTAGGAGCAGGGCTTCTCATTGGTGCAGTAGTTGGGGCGGTGCCAGGAGGTGGGGCGATTGGTGAAATGCTCATTTTAAGTATATTTGGATTTCCACAGGAAGCATTAGCTATAATGCTTGTAATAGCTACAATAATTGATGCACCAGCGACATTATTAAATTCATCAGGAAATACTGTCTGTACAATGATAATATCAAAATTTATAGACAAGAAATAG
- a CDS encoding RelA/SpoT domain-containing protein, which produces MKKSFNIDIFLEKYPQAKEIISKNNINIENLKEIYEDYINYKTSYESQAAFIANILRSQRMVHSVKSRIKDPERLIEKVIRKTEDRKNKYGDDFEFTVNNYRNEINDLIGIRVIHIFKDQWQGIHDFIIKTWNVTEITANVREGDNIDVFDDPIIEVRSKASGYRSVHYLVEFYPINEKVIAEIQVRTIFEEGYGEIDHRLRYSHNEIPEILKSNLMLFNRIVGSADEMASLINNLSKEWGDKEVYYKTIIKDQEAEINRLKSKMTWIDVEKDS; this is translated from the coding sequence ATGAAAAAAAGTTTTAACATAGATATATTTTTGGAAAAATATCCTCAGGCTAAAGAAATAATTTCTAAAAATAATATTAATATTGAAAATCTTAAGGAAATCTACGAAGACTACATAAATTATAAAACTTCTTATGAAAGCCAGGCTGCATTTATAGCAAACATTTTACGATCGCAGAGAATGGTGCATTCTGTTAAATCAAGGATTAAAGATCCTGAGAGATTAATAGAAAAAGTTATAAGAAAGACAGAAGATAGAAAAAATAAATACGGAGATGATTTTGAATTTACAGTAAATAATTATAGAAATGAAATAAATGATTTAATAGGAATTAGAGTTATACATATATTTAAAGACCAATGGCAGGGGATACATGATTTTATAATAAAAACTTGGAATGTAACTGAGATTACTGCAAATGTAAGAGAAGGAGATAATATAGATGTTTTTGATGATCCTATTATAGAAGTAAGGTCAAAAGCCTCTGGATATCGATCAGTTCATTATTTAGTTGAATTTTATCCAATCAATGAAAAGGTAATAGCGGAGATACAGGTTAGAACAATTTTTGAGGAAGGATATGGGGAAATAGATCATAGGTTAAGATATTCCCATAATGAAATTCCGGAAATACTTAAGTCCAACTTAATGCTCTTTAATAGAATTGTAGGAAGTGCTGACGAAATGGCATCATTAATAAACAATTTAAGTAAAGAGTGGGGAGATAAAGAAGTTTATTATAAAACAATAATAAAAGATCAGGAAGCAGAAATTAATAGATTAAAAAGTAAAATGACATGGATTGACGTAGAAAAAGATTCTTAA
- a CDS encoding NAD(P)-dependent oxidoreductase: MKTIGFIGVGVMGKSMVRNLMKKGYEVSIYTRTKEKVLDVINEGAKWCDDVKSCANNRDVIITIVGYPKDVEEVYFGENGILENAKKESCIIDMTTTSPKLSIKIYNEAKKREIYALDAPVSGGDVGAKNATLSIMVGGDLEVFEKHKDVLSALGTNIIYEGKAGNGQHTKMANQIALAGAIAGVCEAITYAKGVGLDVQTMLDSISEGAAGSWQMKNMAPRMLKGDFDPGFYIKHFIKDMNLAIEESTDNSINLGVLNEVLKMYKTLDNDNLGDLGTQGLIKYYEKYSKN; encoded by the coding sequence GTGAAGACAATTGGATTTATAGGTGTAGGTGTAATGGGAAAATCTATGGTTAGAAACCTAATGAAGAAAGGATATGAGGTATCTATTTATACAAGGACAAAAGAAAAAGTTCTTGATGTTATAAATGAAGGTGCTAAATGGTGCGACGATGTTAAAAGTTGTGCAAATAATAGAGATGTCATAATAACAATTGTAGGATATCCTAAAGATGTAGAAGAAGTTTATTTTGGGGAAAATGGCATTTTAGAGAATGCTAAAAAAGAGTCTTGTATAATTGACATGACTACTACAAGTCCGAAGCTTTCTATAAAAATTTATAATGAGGCTAAAAAGAGAGAAATATATGCTTTGGATGCGCCAGTATCAGGAGGAGATGTAGGTGCAAAGAATGCTACATTATCTATAATGGTTGGTGGAGATTTAGAAGTTTTTGAAAAACACAAAGATGTTTTATCTGCACTTGGAACCAATATAATTTATGAAGGAAAAGCTGGGAATGGACAGCATACTAAAATGGCAAATCAGATAGCTTTAGCTGGTGCGATAGCTGGAGTGTGCGAAGCAATTACGTATGCAAAAGGAGTAGGATTAGATGTTCAGACCATGCTTGATAGTATAAGTGAAGGTGCAGCGGGAAGTTGGCAAATGAAAAATATGGCTCCTCGTATGTTAAAAGGAGATTTTGACCCTGGTTTTTATATAAAACATTTTATTAAGGATATGAATTTAGCAATAGAAGAGTCTACGGATAATTCCATAAATTTAGGCGTATTAAATGAAGTGCTAAAAATGTATAAAACATTAGATAACGATAATTTGGGTGATCTAGGAACTCAAGGTCTTATTAAATATTACGAAAAGTATAGCAAAAATTAA